The nucleotide window AGTTCCACGGCCCCCACATCACAGGAGTCGGCCTCGGCACGCAGGCGTCCGATCTGGTCCGTGCCCGCAACCAGGCCATCGCGACAGCCGGCCTCATCACCCGCATCAAGCAACACCGTGGGCAGCTCGGGCGCGGCAATGGTCTGCAGCCCGTCGGCCTGCGGCGTCAGTGGGCCAAGGTTGATGGCGGCTGGCGTGCGAACGGCTGCCGCGCCGCAACGATCATCGCTGGCGATGCTGCCAGCGGCCTGCACCAGCGTGCCGCGAATCGAACACTGCCCGGTGGGGCCGTTGCCGGCGATCACGGAATTGAACAGCGCTGCACGGGCATCGGTATCGATGACCAGCCCCGCCGAGGCATTGGAGGCGGAATTGGTGAGCCGGTTCCCGGTGATGGTGACGTGGCGCAAGACGCTGGAGGCCGACGCATTCGTGCGGAAGCGAATCGCTGCCTCCCCGCCCACGGCGTTGTCGGCAATGGTGGCGTTGGCCAATCGAATCTCGCCCAGATTCTCGATCGCCGAACCGACACTCCCGGACGTATTACCAACGAACGTGGCTTGCGTCACCGTCGCCAGGCCGGCGTTGTAAAGGCCACCGCCAACCGGTGCGCTGTTGTTGGCAATCCGCAGACCAGCCGCCTCCAGCACACCGAAGTTCTCGATGCCGCCGCCCACGCTGTCGGCATGATTGCCCGACACGTTCACGTTATTCAGGCGCAAGGTGCCGAAATTCTTCGCCGCCGCTCCGGCGTCGGCGCGTCCACCGGACAGGACAAGATTGGCCAGCGTAACCGTTGCCGTGTCCTGGACCTGGACGAGCCGCGTGGGTGAGGCATCGGACGCGACAAGCCGAACAGGCCCGTTGTCCTGCTCGCCGTTGATGCTGACTTCGATCTGCCCGAACTGCAGTGGCCGGGTGATGTCGATAACCGGCGTCTCACAGGCAAACGTAACCTCTCCCCCACCCACAATGGCGGCTTCCAGCGCGTCCTGGGTACATTCGCTGACCACGCCACCGCCGTGCGCGGCGCCGACCATGCCCACCCAACAGATGGCCCCAGCGGCCTGTCCGATTGCTTTTGCTTTCACGCCAACCCCCTTGATGGATGGTCAGCATACCGTGCGGGTGCGCACCGGGCTGCGTCGCCCGCTTATCATGTCGCGCTCGATTCCGACCCGTTGACCCGTGCCATGCCGCATCTCACCGACGACTACAACGCTGCCGTGGACGCCGTGCTCCAACGTGTCGGCAAGACGCTGGTCCTGGGCATTCCGCTCGGCCTCGGCAAGCCCGTGGGCTTTACCAACGCGCTTTATGAGCGGGTGAAGCACGACAGCAGCCTGTCATTGACCATCTTCACAGCACTGTCGCTGAACCGCCCCAAGCTGGGCGGCCTGGGCGGGCGATTCGCCAACCCGATGTTCGATCGGGTCATGGGCGGCGTGGAGCCACTGCTTTATTTGCGGGACCGCGACCGCGGCGCATTGCCGCCCAACGTCACGGTGCGCGAGTTCTTCTTCCAGGCGGGCAGCCAGCTCAACAATTCGGTGGCCCAGCAGCATTACATCAGCACCAACTACACCTTCGTGGCCCGCGAAATGATCGACCACGGCGCCAACGTCTTTGCGCAAATCGTCGCACCTCACCCGGATGACAACACCCCGCGGGTCAGCCTTAGCTGCAATCCCGACGTCAGCCTGGACGTGGTGCCGGCCGCGCGGGCCCGGTGGCCGGTCGCCGTTGTCGGCGAGATGCACCGTGAGCTGCCTTACATGCCCGGCGACAGCGAACTGGACCACTCCGAGTTCGATGTGCTGATCGACCGCCCGACCCGACCTGACAGCCTGTTCGCAGTGCCCAAGGCGCCCGTCACGCTGGCCGACCACGCCATCGGCCTGCATGCCAGCACCCTGGTGCCCGACGGCGGCACGATCCAGCTGGGCATCGGTGCGTTGGGTGACACCGTGTCGCATGCGCTCATCCTGCGGCACCGGCAACCTGAGCAGTGGCGCCAATTGGTGGGCGAGCCGCATGAGCTGGCCCGGCGCATCGGTGGCCAGGGCCCCTTCGAGCAGGGGCTCTACGGCGCCACCGAAATGTTTGTGGATGGCTTCTTGGCCCTTTATGACGCAGGGATTCTCACCCGGCAGGTTGTCGACGACATCGAACGTCAACGGGCGCTGAACGCCGGCGCGACACCTGAAGCCGGCGAGACAACGCAGGTGCTGCACGGCGGCTTTTATCTGGGCACGCGACGCTTCTACGAGCGACTGGCGGCCATGTCCCTGGACGAGCGGCGCCGCTTCCACATGACCTCCGTGACCCGGATCAACCATCTGTACGGCTCCGAGACCCTGGACCGCCTGCAACGCACCCAAGCCCGCTTCATCAATACCGCACTCAAATGCACGCTGGCCGGAGCGGTCGTCTCGGACGGGCTCGATAACCATCGGGTGTTGTCTGGGGTCGGCGGACAATACAACTTCGTCGCCCAGGCCCATGCCTTACACGACGGTCGCTCCATCCTGTTGATCAAGGCCGTGCGCGAGGACGGGGACCGGGCCGAATCCAATATCGTATGGGACTACCCGCACACGACCATCGCCCGCCACCTGCGCGACATCGTCATCACCGAGTACGGCATCGCGGATCTGCGCGGCGCAACGGATCGGGACATCATCGCCCGCCTGCTCAACATCACGGATTCCCGGTTCCAGCAGTCGCTGTTGCAACGCGCTCAGTCGGCCGGGAAGATCGAAGCGGACTACCAGATTCCGCCCGCCCACCGGAACAACACCCCGGACGCCTTGAAGGCTCGCCTGGATGCAGCGCGACGCAGCGGGGCGTTGCCGGCCTTTCCGCTTCCCAGCGACTGGACGCCTGATGAGCAGGCTCTGGCCGTCGCGCTGTCAGCGCTCAAGTCGCGCCAAGCCCGCCATTCTTCTCTTGGCCTGGCCTGGCAGGCCTGGCGATCCGGAGCGCCGGCCGCCCGGGTGCAAGCCCTGCTGGCCCGAGTCGGGTTGGATACACCGGCCGGCC belongs to Abyssibacter profundi and includes:
- a CDS encoding acetyl-CoA hydrolase/transferase C-terminal domain-containing protein, with amino-acid sequence MPHLTDDYNAAVDAVLQRVGKTLVLGIPLGLGKPVGFTNALYERVKHDSSLSLTIFTALSLNRPKLGGLGGRFANPMFDRVMGGVEPLLYLRDRDRGALPPNVTVREFFFQAGSQLNNSVAQQHYISTNYTFVAREMIDHGANVFAQIVAPHPDDNTPRVSLSCNPDVSLDVVPAARARWPVAVVGEMHRELPYMPGDSELDHSEFDVLIDRPTRPDSLFAVPKAPVTLADHAIGLHASTLVPDGGTIQLGIGALGDTVSHALILRHRQPEQWRQLVGEPHELARRIGGQGPFEQGLYGATEMFVDGFLALYDAGILTRQVVDDIERQRALNAGATPEAGETTQVLHGGFYLGTRRFYERLAAMSLDERRRFHMTSVTRINHLYGSETLDRLQRTQARFINTALKCTLAGAVVSDGLDNHRVLSGVGGQYNFVAQAHALHDGRSILLIKAVREDGDRAESNIVWDYPHTTIARHLRDIVITEYGIADLRGATDRDIIARLLNITDSRFQQSLLQRAQSAGKIEADYQIPPAHRNNTPDALKARLDAARRSGALPAFPLPSDWTPDEQALAVALSALKSRQARHSSLGLAWQAWRSGAPAARVQALLARVGLDTPAGLQDHIAARLLAAELETVLDEGPAALSPVEIAE